In Bacteroidales bacterium, a genomic segment contains:
- a CDS encoding prevent-host-death protein, with translation MLVISSREFRQNQKLYFEKADKGEHIIVQRGKDKSYALTPVTEDDMYFNSEMIKRIKQSVLEVQKGETKKISSSDEIKELLGL, from the coding sequence ATGTTAGTAATAAGTAGTAGAGAATTTAGACAAAATCAAAAACTATACTTTGAAAAAGCAGATAAAGGAGAGCATATTATTGTTCAAAGAGGAAAGGACAAATCCTATGCTTTAACTCCTGTTACAGAAGATGATATGTATTTTAATTCTGAAATGATTAAACGGATTAAGCAAAGCGTTTTAGAGGTTCAAAAAGGAGAAACTAAAAAGATTTCCTCTTCTGATGAAATAAAAGAATTGTTAGGTTTATGA